One genomic window of Globicephala melas chromosome 8, mGloMel1.2, whole genome shotgun sequence includes the following:
- the COX8A gene encoding cytochrome c oxidase subunit 8A, mitochondrial translates to MSVLTPLLLRGLIGPARRLPVPRAQIHSKPPREQLGTTDIAIGLTSCFLCFLLPSGWVLSHLESYKKRE, encoded by the exons ATGTCCGTGCTGACTCCACTGCTGCTGAGGGGCCTGATAGGCCCGGCCCGGCGGCTCCCCGTGCCGCGGGCCCAGATCCATTCCAAGCCGCCGCGGGAGCAGCTCGGGACCACG GATATCGCCATTGGGCTCACCTCCTGCTTCCTGTGTTTCCTCCTGCCGTCGGGCTGGGTCCTGTCTCACCTGGAGAGCTACAAGAAGCGGGAGTGA